AACAAGCCTGGGGTTTAGAAAAAGCTTTTTGGAAGGCAAGCTCTCACCAAAAGAGTAGTACCCCATTTGCAATGTAGGACCTCACCTTTAACTGAAATGTTTTACTTCTCAAAAAGTTCAATACTtcagcttctttccctccagGAGATGAATCATGGCTGGAGCGCTTAAAATGATGTTGTTGCAGATGGTTCTGAAGAGAGAAAACATCTTTGTGTTCTTCAATGCCTAAAAAAGCATTGGCTTGAATGAGCCATTGATACATAAGCAATAAAGTTAATTGTTTTAAAGCTATACTTACCTTGAGGTGAGCTGTGATCTCCAAGTCTGTCTCCATACTCAATTTGGCATAAGGAACTACCTGACGACCTGGGATTTTCTGCTTATCCAAAGgacaaataaactaaatatatcatatttattacttttaacaTTTACTAGGAGAGAAGccattattattcagttattattgTTAAAGACTTATTATTTAGGAACAAgtatgaattatttggtaactactaCAAAGAATATACATAGGTTTTGTAGTGAATTGGGTACTGAAAGGGTATTGAAGTGTAGGCCTTagcatttaaagggttaatagcACCAACTGCTAGATTAAAGATTAGTTGCAGTAaatattatgttatttttccATACCTTGTTCCTGATTGTTCTATCGAGAGGGCCATAATCACTTAGACACTGGGAGAAGAAAAGCTCTTGAAGTCTTTGAGACGTAGATAGCCTGGTTTTATGATCCTGAAGAGGTCATGCATTTTCAATGAGGCCACAACAAAGTGTCACACACAAACTTGCTCAAGTGATTGATTCCACGTACAAGTAGCCTAATTAGTTAAATGAACAGATTATGTTACAGCAGATGCAAAGACACAAGGCTGCTTTAAAGAAGACACCGGCAGCCTTGAGGTGCCACAGTATTCAGAACTGACAATGGCTGGATTAGCAGAAGCGATCACATTATTACAAGAGCGGGTCTGAGAAAAACTCACCTGTGCCACCGGCTTAAATGGGCTACTGGAAATCGCTGGAAAACTTACAGCTTCATGTTTCTGAAAATCATGAGAAAAGGCATGCATTAATGAAATGGAACTAAGCCCAGGTTATCTATGGGCCACATACACGTTCACTCAATTTCAAATGATATAAACTTCAACTACATggtatttttgtgatgtttgtaACTCACAATCAGGCTCAGATACAATGAATACGATATAACAATGAGGAAAAATACAGCTTTCAGACAAAATGTACCGGGTTTGTATTAGACTATtacatttttggtgctaaatgCTACAACAGCAGGTTTTCTGTGTCACGCAAAGAACCAGCATTCaggtggttctttgagttgCCAGGGTTCTATTCATAAACACTGTCCTCCGTTGAGGAACCACTTATTTGAAGGTGTAGTTAGACAACAACATGCTACCAACTATAGGCACATTAACTACAGCACATAAAGAAATGACATACACACATAATAGTCACAGGTAAGCGGTTTAAAGAGTACTACGcttaaaaaaatacttcacGACTGTTTTAGGTATCGTTAGGTTAGGCTAAATAAGAAAACAGAcatacttttttcttcttctttttaggTGCAATTCCGTGTCTGTAAACTGTCCACATTGTTGAATTGTAAATTGGCCTGTTGGATTATTGGTCGACctttaaaaactgaaactgtCCGGAACCCAAAGGTGTCCAGTAGATTCTTCTTTATCAGTCTTGCTGAGCGGTTATCCGACACACAGCCGCAACAGGAAACAGACCGGCTTGTGCTAAAACAACGCACAAATCCCTCCTGCGTGTCTCCTTCTCATCTGTCACTACTTTCATTCATTGCGTTCAGTTTTTCATCACTATGGGAACTAAACAGCTCACGTCcattttcaaaacagaacacgTTTATGGAAAAGACACTGTTTTTCCTGGAGTCTTATACCTTATTCTAAATTCAGATTTATAAAGTATTATAAATCATTACAGGACTACAGCACAATGGAACTGGAGTTACTGGACCGGGTTTATCTAATAGTATTACTTTAGACCGTTCATGCGTGGTAACATTTCTAAATAGAAACGGTGCACACAATAGTTTACAACACTACTCCATAATCTgatttgtcacatttatttaaaataaaaagaaaaaatcgcTTTGGaccttttaaagtttttttttacaggataTCCACAACATCAATAATATATTTCAACAAtttctaaaaaataataaaataaataaagtaaaaaaaaataataaaataagtcaaaataaaaaaaaaaagtataataatgAAACAGTTGAGCATCTGGCAGAGAGCGCATGTGCTGCAACCAGACCGAATGGACAGTCTGACTACAATTCCCATCGTGCTTTGCTTTGTTATTATTCTACCAGTTCAAAATGGCCGCGCCATCGAGCCTCTCTGATGGTTGTGCGCTGGAAAGATGTCTAAACAGACTGACAGCCGCTTCTTCTCCTTCGCTTAAGGCTAAATCACAAGCCGAGCCTCTGTATATGATTTCTCTGGAGCGTTATGGCAGAGACCCTCTTTTCGGCGTGCATTTCCCGGACAGTATCTCTGAGTCAGAGAGTCTGTTCGACGCTGTTCTGACTGACGGCCACTGCAGAGTGAAGGTGGCTCTGGATCCCAGCCTCAACAAACTCATCCACAGGAACCAGCTGCGCTGCGGCAGCGCTCTGAGAAACGTCGTGTTTTCAGCTGGAGGCGACGACAGCCAGGCACAGGGCAGGACTTTTACCGTCTGCAGCCTGGAGGTGGACAGTCTTTGCGGCGTGGACGCGGCCCTCCGCGCTCTCTCCTCAGTGACCGTTAGCTCTCTGCCCTGGCTGGGCTCTGAACCTAGCAGTCTGCCTCTGAGAGCCCGCAGGAGCACTTACCTCCCTCTGTGGAACAACCACGACTTCACCGGGGATGTGTGGAGAGACACGCCTCCCTCTGAACACGGCGAAGGAGAATCTGAGGATGAAGCGGCAGAAGGTAGGAAAACGACTCGTTTCCTCTGAGGAATGTGAGACCGAGATGTTAAATGCCAGTGCTCACCAAccatccctgtgtgtgtgtgtagattaagatcagattagattaagtgacccttattagtcccacaaacagggaaatttcacctccgcatttaacccatccgtgaagtgaaacaccacatacacacactagtgagcacacacacacacacacacacacacacacacacacacactaggggccagcaagcacacttacccggagcagtgggcagccctatccatggcacctggggagcagttaggggttaggtgtcttgctcaaggacacctcagtcatgaactatgagtgctggggattgaaccggtgactttccggtcacagggtcagttccctaacctccaccccACGCCTGCCCAAAATCAAAGTTTGTATCAAATTATAGTTTGTAAAATCAAACTATGGTATAACGCATGAGATGTTATAAAGTTATTAATAtatatgaaacacacacacacacatatatatatatatatatatatatatacatatatgtatatgaatgaCAGTATGGATTTAATGAGGGTCcatattgtacatttttcttgtattttatttttttcccctgaggttCACTTATGACGTTTTTATGGATTAATGTACCAAAAACGGTCATAATAAATTTCTAAATGACCATTTCACAACTTCTCCTTGTACCttaaacatttttgttattatgcCTCTAAGACTGTATAATAAATTCTGGTTTGATTGGCTATTCAGCTTTACTGTTGTGTATTACGCTTCTTTCAAAATGaggtccaggctgaaacactctttatagcTTTAATGTGAATGGACAGCTGTAagctgctgtgggctgaatgttTTCGTAGACTGGGTAGTGAATGGTACTTTTTGAAACTTCAGCGCTGTCTACATACTCAACCAaacacttttattaaaaaagtgaaaaattgcattttaattaTATGGCCCATAAAGttcaataattaataaattattcattttataaagTTAATGAACCCATGCTTTCTGTCTGCTGTAGCTTCATACTGAAAGAATATCTTACAAACCTGACATAGTCTGCtcttaaaatgactaaaagtaAAGCaacctgaggaaaaaaaaaactgctaattattacagttttatttgctgtgaagagttctttaaaacaaagttaaagGTAATAATAAATAGTTTTTCTTCTAGCTGCTGGCCGGCCAGTATTGTCTCTAGCAGAGCTTCGTCGGCGCTTTCTAAAGGGCTCAACGCGACCAAGAGGCTCTCTTTGTGTGCGGATTCTGCACAAGTCCAGACTCATGTATTATGggaaagcagagcagagctgtgAATGCCCGTATAAGGTAAGAGGTCATATTTATGAGGTGTTGTGAAAACATAACATGACTGAAGACTTTGggattttattgtttattttttctttcaacaacTCTTCAGTGATCCGTAGGACTGCACAGTATCGGTTCATTATTAATTGTGATATTGGCCTTTTCAATATATAGCAAAATGTGTAGCAATGTAATGGAAATActgttattttgtttgtatAGTGCAGGTCTGatacattctttctctcttgctgtttCTCAGGCTGAGCTACAGGTAGCGGATGGCtccttgagtgtgtgtgtggtgctgtggaACACTGTTTGTTTAGACTGGTACCGCTGTCTGCAGCCTGGTCAGGTTCTGAGGCTGAGCCGCTACCGGGTCAAGGAGAGCTACAGCAGCCGCAGTGCACACAATGCAGAGCCAAACATTGGTACAGAGAAACATCCCACATATGTCAGCCACAATTCTCATCACTGCACACAAAAACTATCCCTAGACTGACTTGACTGTGCCAGAAAACTAGGTGCCACTATTCCACCCCCttccatttaaaacattttctctggCTCCCCATAGAACAAACAATAGGATGAAATTCCTATACAACCAGTAACCATGCGTTAAAGTCCTACTGTCATGCTGAATGTATTTTTCAATGTATACCTTTCTTAAATGcaacttctctctttctctctgtctctctccctctcagagATCAGTCTCAACTCAAGAAATCCCAGTGCTGAAGTCTCCATCATTCCAAAGCAGCAAGTTTCTCCACAGTGGAGTTTACCAAGCCTGCCTCACAACTTCCTCTGCGGGTAACACTCACACGTGGATATTTTTGAGAGTGATTGTCTATACTTTAACCCCAGCCACTGTATCAGTTCAAATCCAAAAGTACCAAAACTGTACGGCATATCAAGTATAATAATATCAACCATTTGCCATTGATTGCCTTGCTGTGTaccattatttgtttttgtgaattgtCTTTCAATATAAACAGTTAATGAGTCACATTTGATTCAGCTTTGTGAAGCTCACCACATACTGGGAAATTAAAGTGCTTATTTGATTTTGTGGCTATTTCTGAGGCTGTAGTTTTGTGGTGTTTAGCAGCTACCATTTTAAGTAGTGATGCACTTTGATATCGGAGTCCTTTTtggtattggcagataattgcttTGAAAACTCTTGccagatttgactgatatttgatgatgtagTTACtgtactccagaagagcagatgCTGGGCTCCTGTGGTATTTACTAATGTTACTGTATGTGtaaccctacagaaataaacattatatatttcTCTCTAATGCTAACCCAGGCAGAATTCCCTCTCATGCAAATCCAGGCTGAGATACTTTAATTTGGTCATGTCACTTTAAAAACTCTTTTCAAAGTGGTCATTGTTGAGCTTTTCTATAGCTGTGTAGCTTTTATTGTATAATTGTCAGTTAGTCCTTTTTCTATATGGTGTTtctattttataatttattttattttattattttttttccagaaaggAGCTGCTAAGTTGTCCTCCTAGCAACATCTGTGATGTGATCGGTGTTGTTACCTTTGTGGGTCGCCAAGAACGTGTTAGGAAGAAGGGTAAGACATAGATTCAGTACCTACATACCCCTTAACTGAGTTTGGAAAAGGTGGAATGTCTTTTGGCAGCAAATGTCCTGTGTGATTCTTGCATTGTTAGTAAGTTCTGTAATTTTAAgctttttatatatgtattaagATGGGCAGAGAACAGAATTTGAAGAGTACCGATGGCTTCGGTTGGAGGATGGGACCTcagatcagccaatcacaatcaAGCTTTTTTCAACATCACAGCCTGAAATACAGAGCCGAATCCAACCAAgtaatttgttttgtatttttcattctGTGATGCATTATGTCTATTTTTAGTGTAATGCTAAAGCAaatctttcctctctttctcagtgGCACTGCTTGTTTCTACTAGGCTCAAGCTAATAAGAAATACAGTTGGCAGAGCTACAGCCTTTGAATACCTGACCAACACACCAATTACCCAGGTGTACTGTACAGGTAACTCACCCACACACTTAAAATGGATGTGGTCACCTGTTTGTATATCCAGATTAGTCCATTTACTTACCTGGgtaatttacttatttaaataaAGCATGTATAGTTTAGAATGaaattcattcttcattcataaACATGTGTTGTCCAGGATGAGACTTAATCCCTGTGATTACGTGACACTTTTTTAAATCcccaaatggggaaatttcacctccgcatttaacccatccgtgaagtgaaactgtcggtgctggggattgaaccggcaaccttccggtcacggggccagttccctaaactCTAGCCCATGACTGTTCAGGAAACCCAACCTTAAAGCTTTTGACTGAGTAAACAACATAGGGGGCTGTTATTGCATCTTACTGTAAGTGAAATGGCAGCATCTAGATGAAGATATACGAAGAGAATTTTTGTTCTGTAGGTCAGCTGGTAGTGTAATAAATAGGACTGCATGGTTAATCAGATTTTTATCATCATCGTAATGTGAGTTTCTTTGGTAAACGCATTGTTGAGGGCAGCAGTAACAAAATGAATCGGATTGCATCACACAAGCCGTGCTAGAGAGAAGCGTTAGAAGCCTGATGTGCTTTCTTGAGCCAGGTTTGAGCCCTGCTCTTCTGTGTGTAAAGTGACTTGAACATTCAGCTAAACAGCCAATTACAAAACACACGTAAATAGCTCAAAAATGACAACTATTAGTGTAAATACTTTAACGATGTGTTTACCACAGAAACATAGTGACTATTCTCATTCCCAGTGTCTGTAAAACCTGTGAAATGGTGTTTGCTATGGTCGCAACAAACCTGCAACACAATTAGgagctttttaaatatgtatatatagacaaattacatgttttgctgattttccaagtaaaataaataaacacagcctctacaaggagcaaacttaaatatggaaattttattctaattttattgcacatcttttatttatttgctgagtttaacatattggaaaaatataaaacattaacaCATCACATATGATtgtatatgtgaatgtgtgttaaATTGGTTTATAAACCTatatagaaaacaaaaatgtatattcattttgtaaatgtatatttatcttTGTAAGCTGTCCAGGAAATGCTGCCTGTTTTTTCTAGCAGCCTTATGATGTAGTTGGAAGTATTAGTATTTCATTACTTAAATTTACTAAATTTACATTTAGTTACTGTTTAATTACACTCAGATATCTCTACAACTTGCAAACCCAGTCTCACATAATTTCATaattattatttgtaatatacactcaccggccactttattaggtttatttgctagtaaaaggttggacccccttttgccttcagaactgccttaattcttcgtgtcatactttcaacaaggtgttggaaacattcctcagagattttggttggttatttgagttactggtgcctttctatcatcttgaaccagtctgcccattctcctctgacctctcacatcaacaaggcattttcgtccacacaactgaccgctcactggatattttctcttttttgggcTATTcactgtaaaccctagagatggttgtgtgtgaaaatcccagtagatcactttctgaaatactcagaccagcccgtctggcaccaacaaccacgccacgttcaaagtcacttaaatcacctttcttccccgttctgatgctcagtttgcactttagcaagttgtcttgaccacctctacatgcctaaatgcactgagatgtggccatgtgattggctgattagctatttgtgttaacaagcaattgtacctaataaagtggctggtgagtataTTTATAGTATAACCATAATTTGTCATGTCAGATCTTGTCAAATTTATCATGCAAccttaatcttaaattaagccaGCAAATCAACCAAACGATCAGATATCTTCTTTTATGTTATCTgcacacaataaacaaatattaaaccttccttgtttttattcacatcACAATAAAAAGTTTGCTCATTGGGCTgtttaaatattgtttgtttaaaacagtaaaaatgtccatcacacacacacacacacacacacacacacacacacacacacacacacacacacacacacacacacgtgcattCAGCTTTCAAAATGTAGTCCATAACTGCTACATCATTTATGTGTACATTGCTTTACTGAAGTGTAAATGTGGTTGACTGGCACTCAGGTACTGGTTCCCACCCTGTCATGCCGTACAGAAGACTCCGCCCAATCAGGCAGTTCCTGCAGTGGCTGAAAGAGGTGGATGAGGCCAGCATGCTGGACAGGGCTGTGATTGGGGGCTGCTTCAGTTACCCACCCCTACCTATTTCCCTGCAAAGCTTCATGGACAACAGAGgaggtaaagagaaaaaaaaaaaagatctggtGGATACCAAAAAGGCTTCAAATGCAACACTGATAGAAGGCCTATCTGATAATACTAACATTAAGTATAATAACTGTGTGGTCCTCAAGAACCTCAGGCTAGTTCCGTTTATGTCATTATAACTGTCATGGTACAGCACATGATTTGTGCGTGTGACAGTTGTTTTTTAATCGTGCTACTTGCTGCTTAATTTAAGACACTGACACAGAGGTCATGTTATGTGATCACATGGTggcaaaaccacaacaaatatACTTGCTGAGAGAGACGGAGGATGGGGAAATGAATATGGAGATCTATCATAATTCATTGTTTGCTGCACCCCTGTGGTGAACAGAGGAACTTGTAGTATACTTGTTTGACTGTTTTGATCCTCACTGATTTCTACTTTTCCTTGACTTGTCTGGGATAACAGTGTTAAAGTTTTTTTGTGTTCAGGGGAAGCTGGATTTATCAGTGGGGGAGAAATGAAGCTGCAGTGTGACAGGCTGCATTACAGGGAGAAGCGACGTTTCGCTGTTCTGTGCACCATTACTGCAGCCTGCTACCACAGCAGAGAGGtatacacacaaatatgcaaatgagaggGCACTAAAAGATTTGATCATTGTGTATTAGCTTTATGATATCtatatgatctctctctcagGATTCTGGGAGGATGCGATATTCAGACCCACCATCTGCCCAACTCAGCCCTAGAGTGccaagacagaaagagaggtgtGTTTATAATAGTTGCATATCTTTCACACAGTAtttgatgtgtttatgtgtttaatCACTGTACTGTTTGCATCACAGTTCTGACCTTTTTAGGACTCCAACAAAACGGAAATTGATCTTCACCGCAGGCACAGCCAGCAGCGCCAGGAAGAGGTAATGTGTATCTGAGAGAGATGCGTTGTCCCATTTGGTGCACTTGAAGTCCTGTGGTCCTCATTTGTCCATAAAGTGTCCCATCTCTCATTTTGGCATTCAAAAGGGCACTCATGAGTCCTCTCTATGTGCAGCTTTTGCCTTTGATGTAGACTCAGCAGAAGCCTTTTACCCAAAACTCCTTGAAATACAGGGCAGGACCAGTCAGTGTGGAGAGATTTGTTTATAGAGTTATGCAACTCGCAGCGCAAAAAGCCAACAAAAGTGTGTTGTGTTCTTCTTGTGTTGCCCACAAGAAGATTTTACAGATCTGATCAGTTTTTCTGACTCACCTAATGAAATAACTGATCTTACTGGGAGTTGGAAATGGAATTCTTGCTCAACTCAATAGGTTAGGTACATATTATATGTAGTCTTCACGCAGACAGCACAGAGCAGTAGTTGCACGTTTTTCATAGTCCTCATGCATTGCATCGCAGCACATGCTATTCActactgttttttctttttttcagtttgtgctTGGTTTTCTCAGTCTTCAGTCTAAGATACAATGACAACTGCCTCAGGATCTTTCATTTTGAAAGACCTGTAACCATTGGTCCATGAGGGATGAGGTCTATATGATttggaaagtgaaatgttttataCTGACTTGctctgaaaatataaacataactagCAAGCATTTTGGCAGAGCAGTCAATTAGCTTgatataaatgcatttttttggcAAATAATTCACAATATTTGTCACATGAAAAATGGCTGCTTCTGCTGTTTAACATGCTCTTCTGcataaataat
This window of the Pygocentrus nattereri isolate fPygNat1 chromosome 2, fPygNat1.pri, whole genome shotgun sequence genome carries:
- the si:ch73-71d17.2 gene encoding RPA-related protein RADX isoform X2, whose amino-acid sequence is MAAPSSLSDGCALERCLNRLTAASSPSLKAKSQAEPLYMISLERYGRDPLFGVHFPDSISESESLFDAVLTDGHCRVKVALDPSLNKLIHRNQLRCGSALRNVVFSAGGDDSQAQGRTFTVCSLEVDSLCGVDAALRALSSVTVSSLPWLGSEPSSLPLRARRSTYLPLWNNHDFTGDVWRDTPPSEHGEGESEDEAAEAAGRPVLSLAELRRRFLKGSTRPRGSLCVRILHKSRLMYYGKAEQSCECPYKAELQVADGSLSVCVVLWNTVCLDWYRCLQPGQVLRLSRYRVKESYSSRSAHNAEPNIEISLNSRNPSAEVSIIPKQQVSPQWSLPSLPHNFLCGKELLSCPPSNICDVIGVVTFVGRQERVRKKDGQRTEFEEYRWLRLEDGTSDQPITIKLFSTSQPEIQSRIQPMALLVSTRLKLIRNTVGRATAFEYLTNTPITQVYCTGTGSHPVMPYRRLRPIRQFLQWLKEVDEASMLDRAVIGGCFSYPPLPISLQSFMDNRGGEAGFISGGEMKLQCDRLHYREKRRFAVLCTITAACYHSREDSGRMRYSDPPSAQLSPRVPRQKERTPTKRKLIFTAGTASSARKRLAPPLQQASTEEDLENEFSLFDGALEFLVGEEEDDDEDDDEDNESFSTAPTSPMSYHLGLTRVAMETLPRSFCYERRHVQAAAVGMQTSSFHKLLPHRELETFSPAHCYTGYFTLTMKALSDGVMLDVLFLPATPGNLHWRPLPITHDNTWDSVLSHGGFSPHAPPPTPADLIATATQLTNRRLVCVLEACALGGDKVELILNRAFPLRS
- the si:ch73-71d17.2 gene encoding RPA-related protein RADX isoform X1 → MAAPSSLSDGCALERCLNRLTAASSPSLKAKSQAEPLYMISLERYGRDPLFGVHFPDSISESESLFDAVLTDGHCRVKVALDPSLNKLIHRNQLRCGSALRNVVFSAGGDDSQAQGRTFTVCSLEVDSLCGVDAALRALSSVTVSSLPWLGSEPSSLPLRARRSTYLPLWNNHDFTGDVWRDTPPSEHGEGESEDEAAEAAGRPVLSLAELRRRFLKGSTRPRGSLCVRILHKSRLMYYGKAEQSCECPYKAELQVADGSLSVCVVLWNTVCLDWYRCLQPGQVLRLSRYRVKESYSSRSAHNAEPNIEISLNSRNPSAEVSIIPKQQVSPQWSLPSLPHNFLCGKELLSCPPSNICDVIGVVTFVGRQERVRKKDGQRTEFEEYRWLRLEDGTSDQPITIKLFSTSQPEIQSRIQPMALLVSTRLKLIRNTVGRATAFEYLTNTPITQVYCTGTGSHPVMPYRRLRPIRQFLQWLKEVDEASMLDRAVIGGCFSYPPLPISLQSFMDNRGGEAGFISGGEMKLQCDRLHYREKRRFAVLCTITAACYHSREDSGRMRYSDPPSAQLSPRVPRQKESSDLFRTPTKRKLIFTAGTASSARKRLAPPLQQASTEEDLENEFSLFDGALEFLVGEEEDDDEDDDEDNESFSTAPTSPMSYHLGLTRVAMETLPRSFCYERRHVQAAAVGMQTSSFHKLLPHRELETFSPAHCYTGYFTLTMKALSDGVMLDVLFLPATPGNLHWRPLPITHDNTWDSVLSHGGFSPHAPPPTPADLIATATQLTNRRLVCVLEACALGGDKVELILNRAFPLRS